A stretch of the Corynebacterium maris DSM 45190 genome encodes the following:
- a CDS encoding DUF2786 domain-containing protein gives MARDTDDLKSRVQKLLNQAADREGTPEGDTFYEKAFDLMARYGFDERDLAAPGAGEDGMTSRAYEFSGSYTDMQMQLLNCISSGLHCVALGVRRPRATSITTGTVYGVARHVERVDLLFAILKPKMIALAMNLSEDLDDPLAASLVARRRSFMHGYSNAIFRRLKQAEARIEESQPGYGLALIDDAARAREYMDEMLAGSDGYVTNHRSRRKLDAAAFAAGGAEASRADLGQRRFGGRRAIDA, from the coding sequence ATGGCGCGGGACACCGACGACCTCAAATCCAGAGTCCAGAAACTACTCAACCAAGCCGCCGACCGGGAAGGCACGCCCGAAGGCGACACCTTCTACGAGAAGGCCTTCGACCTCATGGCCCGCTACGGCTTCGACGAGCGCGACCTCGCCGCGCCGGGTGCGGGCGAAGACGGCATGACCAGCCGAGCCTACGAGTTCAGCGGCTCCTACACGGACATGCAGATGCAGCTGCTCAACTGCATCTCGTCGGGTTTGCACTGCGTGGCGTTAGGAGTGCGGCGCCCGCGGGCGACGTCGATCACCACAGGCACCGTCTACGGGGTGGCCCGCCATGTTGAGAGAGTCGACCTGCTCTTCGCGATCCTGAAACCAAAGATGATCGCCTTGGCGATGAATCTGTCGGAGGATCTCGACGACCCGCTCGCCGCCTCACTGGTGGCGCGGCGCCGCTCCTTCATGCACGGATACTCCAACGCGATCTTCCGGCGCCTGAAGCAGGCGGAGGCGCGCATCGAAGAATCACAGCCGGGGTATGGACTCGCCTTAATCGATGACGCCGCCCGCGCCCGCGAGTACATGGACGAGATGCTGGCCGGCAGCGACGGCTACGTCACCAACCACCGCAGCCGTCGCAAACTGGACGCCGCCGCCTTCGCCGCGGGAGGCGCGGAGGCCTCCCGGGCTGATCTCGGGCAGCGACGCTTCGGCGGGCGCCGGGCGATCGACGCCTAG
- the exaC gene encoding acetaldehyde dehydrogenase ExaC has translation MTVYAAPGTEGSIVTFRDRYDHYIGGDWVAPAEGQYLDNVTPVTGEVFCQVGRGTAADVEKALDAAHAAAPAWGKTSPAERALILHRIADRMEENLEKIAVADTWDNGKAVRETLAADIPLAIDHFRYFAGAIRAQEGRLSQIDDDMVAYHFNEPLGVVGQIIPWNFPILMATWKIAPALAAGNAIVLKPAEQTPASILYLMELIGDLLPDGVLNIVNGLGDEAGAALSGSDRIAKIAFTGSTGVGKIINKAAADKIIPVTLELGGKSPSLYFPDIMDKDDAFREKAVEGFAMFALNQGEVCTCPSRALVHESIADEFLELGVKRVQSIKVGNPLDTDIMMGAQASQEQMDKITGYLKLGPEEGAQTLTGGNVNELEGLEGGFYIEPTVFKGDNTMRVFREEIFGPVLSVTTFSDYDEAIRIANDTNYGLGAGVWARNGTTAYRAGRDIQAGRVWVNQYHSYPAHAAFGGYKESGIGRENHLMMLAHYQQTKNLLVSYAENPTGLF, from the coding sequence ATGACCGTTTACGCCGCCCCCGGAACCGAAGGTTCCATCGTCACTTTCCGCGACCGCTACGACCACTACATCGGCGGCGACTGGGTCGCGCCGGCGGAAGGTCAGTACCTGGACAACGTCACCCCCGTCACCGGCGAGGTCTTTTGTCAGGTGGGCCGCGGCACCGCCGCCGACGTCGAGAAGGCCCTCGACGCCGCGCATGCGGCCGCCCCCGCCTGGGGCAAGACCTCCCCCGCCGAACGCGCCCTGATTCTGCACCGCATCGCCGACCGGATGGAAGAGAACCTGGAGAAGATCGCGGTCGCCGACACCTGGGACAACGGCAAGGCCGTACGCGAGACCCTGGCCGCCGACATCCCGCTCGCCATCGACCACTTCCGCTACTTCGCCGGCGCCATCCGCGCCCAGGAGGGCCGCCTGTCGCAGATCGACGACGACATGGTCGCCTACCACTTCAACGAGCCGCTCGGCGTCGTCGGCCAGATCATCCCCTGGAACTTCCCCATCCTGATGGCCACCTGGAAGATTGCCCCGGCCCTGGCGGCCGGCAACGCCATCGTCCTCAAGCCCGCTGAGCAGACCCCGGCCTCGATCCTTTACCTCATGGAACTGATCGGCGACCTGCTCCCTGACGGCGTGCTCAACATCGTCAACGGCCTCGGCGACGAAGCCGGCGCGGCTCTGTCCGGCTCGGACCGGATCGCCAAGATCGCGTTCACCGGCTCCACCGGGGTCGGCAAGATCATCAATAAGGCCGCCGCCGACAAAATCATTCCCGTCACCCTGGAACTGGGCGGGAAGTCCCCGTCGCTGTACTTCCCCGACATCATGGACAAGGACGACGCCTTCCGGGAGAAGGCCGTCGAGGGCTTCGCCATGTTCGCCCTCAACCAGGGCGAGGTCTGCACCTGCCCGTCGCGCGCCCTGGTGCATGAGTCGATCGCGGATGAGTTCCTTGAGCTCGGCGTCAAGCGCGTCCAGTCGATCAAGGTCGGCAACCCGCTGGACACCGACATCATGATGGGTGCGCAGGCCTCACAGGAGCAGATGGACAAGATCACCGGGTACTTGAAGCTCGGCCCGGAGGAAGGCGCGCAAACCTTGACCGGCGGCAACGTCAACGAGCTCGAGGGTCTGGAGGGCGGCTTCTACATCGAGCCGACCGTGTTCAAGGGCGACAACACCATGCGGGTGTTCCGCGAGGAGATCTTCGGCCCCGTCCTGTCGGTGACCACGTTCAGCGACTACGACGAGGCGATCCGCATCGCCAACGACACCAACTACGGCCTCGGCGCCGGCGTGTGGGCGCGCAACGGCACCACCGCATACCGTGCCGGACGCGACATCCAGGCCGGTCGTGTGTGGGTCAACCAGTACCACTCCTACCCGGCCCACGCCGCCTTCGGCGGTTACAAGGAATCCGGCATCGGCCGCGAGAACCACCTGATGATGCTCGCGCATTACCAGCAGACGAAGAACCTGCTGGTCTCCTACGCCGAGAACCCGACCGGCCTGTTCTAG
- a CDS encoding class I SAM-dependent methyltransferase: MDTDIAQANRTWWDGDAERYHHSHASYLSSFYWCPEMLHEADAQLLGDVSGATVLELGGGSAPCASWLAGQGADFVTAFDISMGMLTRADRDAGVGLVQADAQALPYRSDSFDVVFSAFGALPFVPDVDAVLRDVARVMRPGGRLVFSVNHPMRWVFADDPGVAGLTAMIPYFERSYIETDDAGDVVYAEYHRTFGDWVRAINGAGLKLVDVLEPAWPDGLEETWGQWSPLRGRIFPGTAIFLTELP, translated from the coding sequence ATGGACACCGACATCGCGCAGGCGAACCGCACCTGGTGGGACGGCGACGCCGAGCGCTACCACCACTCCCACGCCTCTTACCTTTCCTCCTTCTACTGGTGTCCGGAAATGCTCCACGAGGCCGACGCGCAGCTGCTCGGCGACGTCTCCGGAGCCACGGTCCTGGAGCTCGGCGGTGGGTCCGCCCCGTGCGCGAGCTGGCTCGCCGGCCAGGGCGCAGATTTTGTCACCGCCTTCGACATCTCCATGGGCATGCTCACCCGCGCCGACCGCGACGCGGGCGTGGGCCTGGTCCAGGCCGACGCGCAGGCGCTGCCCTACCGGAGCGATTCTTTCGACGTCGTGTTCTCTGCGTTCGGCGCGCTGCCCTTCGTTCCGGACGTGGACGCCGTGTTGCGCGACGTCGCGCGCGTGATGAGGCCCGGGGGCCGACTCGTCTTTTCCGTCAACCACCCGATGCGGTGGGTGTTCGCCGACGACCCCGGGGTCGCCGGACTGACCGCCATGATCCCCTACTTCGAGCGTTCCTACATCGAAACCGACGACGCCGGCGACGTCGTCTACGCCGAATACCACCGCACGTTCGGCGACTGGGTGCGTGCCATCAACGGCGCAGGCCTGAAACTTGTCGACGTCCTGGAACCCGCCTGGCCCGACGGCCTCGAAGAAACCTGGGGGCAGTGGTCCCCGTTGCGCGGCAGGATCTTCCCCGGCACGGCGATCTTCCTCACGGAACTTCCCTGA
- the rpsA gene encoding 30S ribosomal protein S1 encodes MPTSNAPQVAINDIGNAEDFLAAVDATIKYFNDGDIVSGTVVKVDHDEVLLDIGYKTEGVIPSRELSIKHDVAPEEVVELGEEIDALVLTKEDKEGRLILSKKRAQYERAWGRIEELQANDEPVTGTVIEVVKGGLILDIGLRGFLPASLVEMRRVRDLEPYIGQELEAKIIELDKHRNNVVLSRRAWLEQTQSEVRSEFLNQLQKGQVRKGIVSSIVNFGAFVDLGGVDGLVHVSELSWKHIDHPSEVVTVGDEVTVEVLDVDLDRERVSLSLKATQEDPWRVFARTHAVGQIVPGKATKLVPFGAFVRVEEGIEGLVHISELAQRHVDVPDQIVNVGEEVMVKVIDIDLDRRRISLSLKQADDDFTDEFDPSRYGMADSYDEQGNYIFPEGFDAETNEWMEGFDEQREAWEARYAEAERRYQAHAAQIERHRAAAAEAAEAPANYSSETDDEVAAPAASAAEPEETGGSLASDEQLAALREKLAGN; translated from the coding sequence ATGCCCACTTCTAACGCCCCTCAGGTCGCCATCAACGACATCGGCAACGCTGAGGACTTCCTCGCCGCGGTCGACGCGACCATCAAGTACTTCAACGACGGCGATATCGTCTCTGGCACCGTCGTCAAGGTCGACCACGACGAGGTTCTGCTCGACATCGGTTACAAGACCGAGGGCGTCATCCCGTCCCGCGAGCTGTCGATCAAGCATGACGTCGCACCCGAAGAGGTCGTCGAGCTCGGCGAAGAAATCGACGCCCTGGTCCTCACCAAGGAGGACAAGGAAGGTCGCCTGATCCTGTCCAAGAAGCGTGCTCAGTACGAGCGCGCCTGGGGCCGCATCGAAGAGCTGCAGGCCAACGACGAGCCGGTCACCGGCACCGTCATCGAGGTCGTCAAGGGCGGCCTCATCCTGGACATCGGACTTCGCGGCTTCCTGCCGGCTTCCCTCGTCGAGATGCGTCGCGTCCGCGACCTGGAGCCCTACATCGGCCAGGAGCTCGAAGCCAAGATCATCGAGCTGGACAAGCACCGCAACAACGTCGTGCTCTCCCGCCGCGCATGGCTCGAGCAGACCCAGTCCGAGGTCCGCTCCGAGTTCCTCAACCAGCTGCAGAAGGGCCAGGTCCGCAAGGGCATCGTGTCCTCCATCGTCAACTTCGGCGCCTTCGTCGATCTTGGCGGCGTCGACGGACTGGTTCACGTCTCTGAGCTGTCCTGGAAGCACATCGACCACCCGTCCGAGGTCGTCACCGTCGGCGACGAGGTCACCGTCGAGGTCCTCGACGTCGATCTCGACCGCGAGCGCGTCTCCCTGTCGCTGAAGGCGACCCAGGAGGACCCGTGGCGCGTCTTCGCCCGCACCCACGCTGTGGGCCAGATCGTCCCGGGCAAGGCCACCAAGCTCGTCCCGTTCGGCGCCTTCGTCCGCGTCGAAGAGGGCATCGAGGGCCTGGTCCACATCTCCGAGCTGGCTCAGCGCCACGTGGACGTCCCGGACCAGATCGTCAACGTCGGCGAAGAGGTCATGGTCAAGGTCATCGACATCGACCTGGACCGTCGCCGCATCTCCCTGTCGCTCAAGCAGGCCGACGACGACTTCACCGACGAGTTCGACCCGTCCCGCTACGGCATGGCCGACTCCTACGACGAGCAGGGCAACTACATCTTCCCGGAGGGCTTCGACGCGGAGACCAACGAGTGGATGGAGGGCTTCGACGAGCAGCGCGAGGCATGGGAGGCACGCTACGCAGAAGCAGAGCGTCGCTACCAGGCTCACGCCGCCCAGATCGAGCGTCACCGTGCCGCTGCCGCCGAGGCAGCCGAGGCTCCGGCCAACTACTCCTCCGAGACCGACGACGAGGTTGCTGCTCCGGCAGCCTCCGCCGCCGAGCCGGAAGAGACCGGTGGCTCCCTGGCTTCCGACGAGCAGCTCGCCGCACTGCGCGAGAAGCTCGCCGGCAACTAA
- the coaE gene encoding dephospho-CoA kinase: protein MKMIGLTGGIGSGKSTVAKLLAEHGFPVVDADQLAREVVEPGQPALAELAEAFGQDVLLADGSLNRSELAARAFVDKERTELLNAITHPRIQELRERRFQEAKDAGSDAVVYDMPLLVEQGVDKNMDLTVVVDVDVEERIRRLVATRGLTEEDARRRIAAQVADAERLAAADVVIDNNGPVEALGEQVDQLVRVIRGRGAGRT from the coding sequence ATGAAGATGATTGGGCTCACCGGAGGGATCGGGAGCGGAAAGTCGACCGTCGCGAAATTGCTCGCCGAGCACGGATTCCCGGTGGTGGACGCGGATCAGCTCGCCCGCGAGGTGGTGGAGCCGGGCCAACCGGCGTTGGCGGAGTTGGCCGAGGCCTTCGGGCAGGACGTGCTGCTCGCGGACGGTTCCCTGAACCGTTCCGAGTTGGCGGCGCGCGCGTTCGTCGACAAGGAGCGCACCGAGCTGCTCAACGCCATCACGCACCCGCGGATCCAGGAGTTGCGGGAGCGGCGCTTTCAGGAGGCGAAGGACGCCGGATCCGATGCCGTGGTCTACGACATGCCCCTGCTCGTGGAGCAAGGGGTGGACAAAAACATGGACCTGACCGTGGTCGTGGACGTGGACGTCGAGGAGCGCATCCGGCGTCTGGTCGCCACCCGCGGACTGACCGAGGAGGACGCCCGTCGCCGCATTGCCGCACAGGTCGCCGACGCCGAGCGGTTGGCCGCCGCGGACGTCGTCATCGACAACAACGGCCCCGTGGAGGCGCTGGGGGAGCAGGTCGATCAGCTCGTCCGCGTCATCCGCGGCCGGGGCGCAGGAAGAACGTAG
- a CDS encoding DUF4259 domain-containing protein: MGTWNVGPFDNDAAQDLLRDIRSDCFNFDQFRFECAADAVLDTEDAAVIIALSALVQRCAAGRLPRGIVHDDLLPLHSVEARTWLNRQYESILDEDVSPLYAIWEATGELDMWLASAKAVRPQGGILSV; encoded by the coding sequence ATGGGTACCTGGAATGTCGGTCCATTCGACAACGATGCAGCGCAGGACCTGTTGCGCGATATTCGTTCTGACTGTTTTAATTTCGACCAGTTCCGGTTTGAGTGCGCCGCCGACGCGGTTCTCGACACTGAAGATGCCGCAGTGATCATCGCCTTGTCCGCGTTAGTGCAGAGATGCGCTGCGGGTCGGTTGCCGCGGGGAATCGTCCATGACGATCTGCTCCCGCTGCACAGCGTCGAGGCGCGAACATGGTTGAACCGGCAATACGAGTCCATCCTCGATGAGGACGTGTCGCCGTTGTACGCGATCTGGGAGGCCACCGGAGAGCTGGACATGTGGCTGGCTTCGGCGAAGGCGGTGCGCCCACAGGGCGGGATCTTAAGCGTGTGA
- a CDS encoding DUF4259 domain-containing protein, protein MDKWNTGPFDNEEAAELLDDIKEGAVPLKELLPTKGHRYLESDHGALVVAMAHLAGGNLPEGISDDQVAELQTPEAKDLLRQSLEAVLADGTVSGLYTEWQQEGEAKLHEWKAKSHIDLA, encoded by the coding sequence ATGGATAAGTGGAACACAGGACCATTCGACAACGAGGAAGCCGCCGAGCTTCTCGACGACATCAAGGAAGGCGCCGTCCCGCTGAAGGAGCTGCTGCCGACGAAGGGACACCGGTACCTGGAGTCCGACCACGGGGCGTTGGTCGTGGCGATGGCGCACCTGGCCGGCGGCAATCTCCCGGAAGGTATCTCCGACGATCAGGTCGCCGAGCTGCAGACCCCGGAGGCCAAGGACCTCTTGCGCCAGTCCCTGGAGGCCGTGCTCGCCGACGGCACCGTCTCCGGGCTCTACACCGAGTGGCAGCAGGAGGGCGAGGCGAAGCTGCACGAGTGGAAAGCGAAGTCGCACATCGACCTGGCGTGA